GAGATCGACAAAGGCACGCATCTTGCACATCTCGGTGACGAACCGGATGCCTGCGTTCACAAAGAACGAGATCCGTCCCACCAGCGCCGGGAAATCTTCGGGCGCGATACGCGGGCGCAGCTCGTCCAGAACCGCCTGTGCGGTGGCCAGTGCAAAGGCCAACTCCTGCTCCGGTGTCGCGCCGGCCTCTTGCAGGTGGTAGGAGCAGACGTTCATCGGGTTCCACTTGGGCACATTTGTGTAGCAGTATTCGGCCACATCCGCGATCATCTTGAGGCTGGGTTTCGGCGGGCAGATATAGGTGCCGCGCGACAGGTATTCCTTGATCAGATCGTTTTGTACCGTGCCTTGCAGCTTGCTGATGTCAGCGCCCTGTTCCTCGGCCACGGCGATATAAAGCGACAACAGCCAGGGCGCGGTCGCGTTGATCGTCATCGAGGTGTTCATCTGCTCCAGCGGGATCTGGTCGAAGAGAGTACGCATGTCGCCCAGGTGGCTGACCGGCACACCGACCTTGCCCACCTCGCCGCGCGCCAGCACGTGATCGCTGTCATAGCCAGTCTGGGTCGGCAGGTCGAAGGCGACGGACAGGCCGGTCTGGCCCTTGGCCAGGTTCGAGCGGTACAGCGCGTTGGAGGCCTCGGCGGTGGAGTGTCCGGCATAGGTCCGGATCAGCCAGGGACGATCGGCTTTGCGGTCATTCTGCGTCTGCGACATGGGCGGGCCTCGCGATTCTGTGGTGGGTAATTTTATTTCGCTGTGGCGATGTAAAGCGGAATAATAAACCCATGTCAATTCGCTGCGTTGCGGCGAACACTGCGTCAGGTGCTGATCCTGCGTTACAATTGCCCGTGCAGGCCTTTGCTGCCACAGTCGGGCCATGACGAGTACCGTAGAGCTTCCGCTTTGGCTGTTTGTGCTGATCCTGCTGTTTGCTGCGGTCACCTTTGCCTCGCATTTCCTGTTTCCATCCGTGCGCTGGTTCTTCCGGCGGCGGCTGGAACGGGCGGTGGCACGGCTCAACCAGCGACTGGAGCGCCCGATCGAGCCATTCCGGCTGGCGCGGCGCTATGACATGATCCAGCGGCTGATCTATGATCCGCAGGTGGCGCAGGCGGTGGCCGATCACGCGGCGACGGAAGGCATTCCCGACAACGTCGCCTTTGAAGAGGCGCGGCGCTATGCGCGCGAGATCGTTCCGTCCTTTTCCGCCTTCACCTATTTCAGCTTTGCCATTCGCGTCACGCGCTGGCTGTCCAATGCGATCTACCGGGTGCGTCTGGGCCATCAGGACGAAGAGGCGCTGCGCCGCATCGACCCAGAGGCAACGCTGGTTTTTGTGATGAACCACCGCAGCAATATGGATTACGTGCTGATCACCTATCTGGCAGCTCGGCGCTCGGCCCTGTCTTATGCGGTGGGGGAGTGGGCGCGGGTCTGGCCGCTGTCGCGGTTGATCCGGGCCATGGGGGCCTATTTCATCCGTCGCAAATCCCGCAATGAACTCTATCGCCGGGTGCTGGCCACCTATGTACGCCTTGCCACGCAGGGCGGGGCTACGCAGGCGATGTTCCCCGAAGGCGGCCTTAGCCTGGACGGCGCGCTGGCGCCGCCGCGTCTTGGGCTGCTGAAATACATTGTCGACGCGCGGGACCCGGCCGGGCCGGGGCGGGATGTGGTCTTTGTGCCGGTGGGGCTGAATTACGACTGGGTGCTGGAGGACAAGATCCTGACCTCGGCCGGGCGCGCCGGAGAGCGCCGGTTCCGCGCTCGTATCGGCGTGGTGATGGCGCGGATGCTGCGGCAGCTGTGGCTGTGGATGACCGGGCGCTATCACCGGTTCGGCTATGCTGCGGTGAACTTTGGCCGCCCTTTGAGCCTTGCGGAATTCACCGCCGCGCAGCAGGCT
This genomic stretch from Phaeobacter gallaeciensis harbors:
- a CDS encoding 1-acyl-sn-glycerol-3-phosphate acyltransferase — its product is MTSTVELPLWLFVLILLFAAVTFASHFLFPSVRWFFRRRLERAVARLNQRLERPIEPFRLARRYDMIQRLIYDPQVAQAVADHAATEGIPDNVAFEEARRYAREIVPSFSAFTYFSFAIRVTRWLSNAIYRVRLGHQDEEALRRIDPEATLVFVMNHRSNMDYVLITYLAARRSALSYAVGEWARVWPLSRLIRAMGAYFIRRKSRNELYRRVLATYVRLATQGGATQAMFPEGGLSLDGALAPPRLGLLKYIVDARDPAGPGRDVVFVPVGLNYDWVLEDKILTSAGRAGERRFRARIGVVMARMLRQLWLWMTGRYHRFGYAAVNFGRPLSLAEFTAAQQAADPSGPVTASDLPEPLSQELMERIGDIVPVLPVPAVCSLLLSEGAMTRSALEQRLAALLERMPLSHIHLPRDSRSYAVETALRILVRRGILRSEQGRFVPVPAKRDLLTYYANSISHLLPAAALPTDAAGAKEISASARS